In Terriglobia bacterium, the following proteins share a genomic window:
- a CDS encoding multicopper oxidase domain-containing protein, which produces MVVWCFCQLLARQRRAAIFLLALAVALLAIGAAPAFASANTAEASLPVVSPNDNRLPGGVLKDGALTIKLELRETRWYPDKDGGPSVVVMTFGEEGRAPQIPGPMIRVPEGTEIHASVRNLLAVNATVHGLHARPGEANDSFEIAPGQVREARFQAGAPGTYFYSARTTKEEDPTPAETPLSGAFIVDRRDRRRTTGCSSSACGTRSLTKNRSP; this is translated from the coding sequence ATGGTTGTTTGGTGCTTCTGTCAACTCCTGGCGCGGCAGAGGCGAGCCGCAATTTTTTTGCTGGCGCTGGCCGTGGCTCTGCTGGCGATTGGCGCGGCGCCGGCCTTCGCCAGTGCGAACACCGCGGAGGCCAGCCTTCCCGTCGTCTCGCCCAACGATAACCGCTTGCCGGGAGGCGTCCTCAAGGACGGCGCGCTGACGATCAAGCTGGAACTGCGCGAGACGCGCTGGTATCCGGACAAGGACGGCGGACCGAGCGTGGTCGTGATGACCTTCGGCGAGGAAGGGCGCGCGCCGCAGATTCCCGGGCCGATGATCCGCGTGCCGGAGGGCACGGAGATTCACGCCAGCGTGCGCAACCTGCTGGCCGTCAACGCCACGGTGCACGGCCTGCACGCCCGCCCCGGCGAGGCCAACGATTCCTTCGAGATTGCGCCCGGGCAGGTGCGCGAGGCGCGCTTCCAGGCAGGTGCGCCGGGAACGTATTTCTACTCGGCGAGGACGACGAAGGAAGAAGACCCCACGCCGGCGGAGACACCGCTTTCGGGCGCCTTCATCGTGGACCGGCGGGACAGGCGCCGAACGACCGGGTGTTCGTCATCGGCCTGTGGTACGAGGAGCCTGACAAAGAATCGCTCACCGTGA
- a CDS encoding AMP-binding protein yields the protein MLEHGNNFFDRFAATAERYGGNVAVELQHRDTVETATYAELRRQAEAAAGFLTARGIRTGEACAILADNDIAWCAVYLGALRVGALAVPLDTHYSPQQIATLLRDSGAKMLFTTSRFVADVEEARRLSGSPAEIVLLRGRHEDLPSFDALQKKEWPALPAGSVTREDPAVILYTSGTTSDPKGVVLTHGNLLAEADAVFRTVQIGAEDSVLGVMPLYHALAQMANLLLPFVVGARVIFLEEISSSELLKALRQHRPTVFCCVPQFFYLIHQRVFARAAESGWTRRTLFRLLLRANAASRRLLRLNLGPLLFSAVHDVLGREMRFLVTGGARFDPVVGRDFYRLGFDLLEAYGLTESSGAATLTRPGEGGLGFVGRPLPGVEVKILPAGMGTENGEARGEIAIRGPIVMQGYFRRPDATAAVLQDGWFLTGDLGCLDARGRLAITGRKKEVIILSSGKNIYPEEIETHYLQSPYIAELCVLGLAAPDEPAAERLHAVVVPNLEVLRERKIVNIKEALRFDIENLSVHLPAHKRILSYEIRMEPLPRTTTRKLKRYEIERQVRSRAPETEKQAAAAPDAAWAADPDLARALDLVREAAHDKSAVHPGANLELDLGLDSIERIELLANLEQLFGSAMPAEAAEAAYTVRQLVEAVRAQAGAPAPGRRVNAWSKLLADLPEEEPLLRDLLKPHHILTFACFVALKLARLAARFFLGFRVRGVEHLPKDGAFLLCPNHQSYLDAFLLVSALPWPMFRRLFFVGASEYFATPLRARAARALHVAPVDPDTHLLQALQAGVFGLRHGRILVLFPEGERSIDGEIKKFRKGAAILAAHTQVPVVPAAFEGLFAVWPRNRALCWRAFLPWKHTRVTLRFGPVIPAAPAPGAEATQAQSEALYAAFAEHLRGNVVDLQTSLPAKSASA from the coding sequence ATGCTGGAACACGGGAACAATTTCTTCGATCGTTTCGCGGCCACGGCCGAGCGCTACGGCGGCAACGTCGCCGTGGAATTGCAGCACCGCGACACCGTGGAGACGGCCACTTATGCGGAACTGCGCAGGCAGGCCGAAGCGGCCGCGGGCTTCCTGACCGCCCGGGGCATCCGCACCGGCGAGGCCTGCGCCATCCTCGCCGACAACGACATCGCCTGGTGCGCCGTGTATCTGGGCGCGTTGCGCGTGGGCGCGCTGGCCGTTCCCTTGGACACCCATTACTCGCCGCAGCAGATCGCCACACTGCTGCGCGACAGCGGCGCGAAGATGCTCTTCACCACCTCGCGCTTCGTCGCCGATGTCGAAGAGGCGCGCCGCCTGAGCGGCTCTCCTGCGGAGATCGTGCTCCTGCGCGGCCGGCATGAGGATTTGCCGAGCTTCGACGCGTTGCAGAAGAAGGAGTGGCCCGCGCTCCCCGCCGGCAGCGTCACGCGCGAAGATCCCGCCGTCATCCTCTATACCTCGGGGACCACCAGCGATCCCAAGGGCGTGGTCCTGACGCACGGCAATTTGCTGGCCGAGGCCGACGCCGTCTTCCGTACGGTGCAGATCGGCGCAGAAGACTCCGTCCTCGGCGTCATGCCGCTCTATCATGCGCTGGCGCAGATGGCCAATCTCCTGCTCCCCTTCGTGGTTGGCGCGCGGGTCATCTTCCTCGAGGAAATCAGCTCCTCCGAGCTGCTGAAGGCACTGCGCCAGCACCGCCCCACGGTGTTCTGCTGCGTGCCGCAGTTCTTCTATCTCATCCATCAGCGCGTGTTCGCCAGGGCCGCCGAAAGCGGCTGGACCCGGCGGACGCTTTTCCGCCTGCTGCTGCGCGCGAACGCCGCCTCGCGCCGCCTGCTGCGCCTGAATCTCGGCCCGCTGCTTTTTTCCGCCGTCCATGACGTCCTCGGACGCGAAATGCGTTTTCTGGTGACCGGCGGAGCGCGCTTCGACCCTGTCGTGGGGCGGGATTTCTACCGCCTCGGCTTCGATCTTCTCGAAGCCTACGGCTTGACGGAATCTTCCGGCGCAGCCACCTTGACACGCCCGGGCGAAGGCGGGCTGGGATTCGTGGGCCGCCCGCTGCCCGGCGTGGAAGTGAAGATCCTGCCGGCGGGGATGGGCACGGAGAACGGCGAGGCGCGCGGCGAGATTGCCATCCGCGGGCCCATCGTCATGCAGGGCTATTTCCGCCGGCCCGATGCCACGGCCGCGGTCCTGCAGGACGGCTGGTTCCTGACGGGCGACCTCGGCTGCCTGGACGCCCGGGGCCGGCTCGCGATCACCGGGCGGAAGAAGGAAGTCATCATTCTCAGCTCCGGAAAAAACATTTATCCGGAAGAGATCGAAACGCACTACTTGCAATCGCCGTACATTGCCGAGCTGTGCGTGCTCGGCCTGGCGGCGCCGGACGAGCCCGCGGCGGAGCGCCTGCACGCCGTGGTCGTGCCCAATCTGGAAGTCCTGCGCGAGCGCAAGATCGTCAACATCAAGGAAGCGCTGCGCTTCGACATCGAAAACCTCTCCGTCCACCTGCCCGCGCACAAGCGCATCCTCAGCTACGAGATCCGCATGGAGCCGCTGCCGCGCACCACCACTCGCAAGCTCAAGCGCTACGAAATCGAGCGCCAGGTGCGCAGCCGCGCGCCGGAAACGGAAAAGCAAGCCGCCGCCGCGCCGGACGCCGCCTGGGCCGCCGATCCGGACCTCGCCCGCGCTCTCGACCTGGTTCGCGAAGCCGCGCACGACAAGTCCGCCGTGCATCCCGGCGCCAACCTGGAGCTGGACCTCGGCCTCGATTCCATCGAGCGCATCGAGCTGCTGGCCAACCTCGAACAGCTCTTCGGATCCGCCATGCCCGCCGAAGCCGCGGAAGCCGCCTACACCGTGCGCCAGCTCGTCGAGGCCGTGCGCGCGCAAGCCGGTGCGCCGGCGCCCGGACGCCGCGTCAATGCCTGGAGCAAGCTGCTTGCGGATCTACCGGAGGAAGAGCCGCTTCTCCGCGATCTTTTAAAGCCGCACCACATCCTGACGTTCGCGTGCTTCGTGGCGCTGAAGCTGGCGCGCCTCGCCGCCCGCTTCTTCCTGGGATTCCGCGTGCGCGGCGTCGAGCATCTCCCGAAAGACGGCGCGTTCCTCCTCTGCCCCAATCATCAGAGCTACCTGGACGCATTTCTCCTGGTCAGCGCGCTGCCCTGGCCCATGTTCCGCAGGCTGTTTTTCGTGGGTGCGAGCGAATATTTCGCCACCCCGCTGCGCGCCAGGGCCGCGCGCGCGCTGCACGTCGCTCCCGTGGATCCCGATACGCACCTGCTGCAGGCCCTGCAAGCCGGAGTCTTCGGCCTGCGCCACGGCAGGATTCTGGTGCTGTTTCCGGAAGGGGAGCGCTCGATCGACGGCGAGATCAAGAAGTTCCGCAAGGGCGCGGCGATTCTCGCCGCGCACACGCAAGTGCCGGTGGTTCCGGCGGCGTTCGAAGGGCTCTTTGCGGTGTGGCCGCGGAATCGCGCGCTGTGCTGGCGCGCCTTTCTTCCCTGGAAACACACGCGGGTGACGCTACGCTTCGGCCCCGTCATTCCGGCCGCGCCGGCCCCGGGCGCGGAGGCCACGCAGGCGCAGAGCGAAGCCCTTTACGCCGCGTTCGCGGAGCATTTGCGCGGAAATGTCGTGGATCTGCAGACGTCCTTGCCCGCCAAATCCGCCTCGGCCTGA